From Juglans regia cultivar Chandler chromosome 6, Walnut 2.0, whole genome shotgun sequence, the proteins below share one genomic window:
- the LOC109012089 gene encoding DNA polymerase epsilon subunit B yields MNSSTIRKKVERKCKIRGYTLKVEALDEILSFVNRFQGAQDDALDLLLDQLEHESLKSSIIDKDPVHRVVSLLLEAEAAAEDGPDIDGVTGGSSASSIRVIDAFLVPKFRYDPIKKIFYEHTGGLPIHGEASAKAALYKDRFLMLFQRLARDQHFSKPAFDTEMSHFGSCEISPIQSLVGQTGRRWVMGVISQLEDGHFYLEDLTASVEINLSNAKITTGFFLENTIVVAEGEMLLEGVFQVITCGFPPLEDRDKSSKLLAGHDFFGGGILTKEETLRLAELEKRAINDMFVILSDIWLDNEEVMGKLEVVLDGFESVEVVPSLFVFMGNFCSHPCNLSFHSYSSLRSQFAKLGQLIGAHPRLKEHSRFLFIPGPDDAGPSTVLPRCALPKYLTEELQKHIPNAIFSSNPCRIKFYTQEIVFFRQDLLYRMRRSCLMPPSTEETTDPFQHLVATITHQSHLCPLPLIVQPILWNYDHCLFLYPTPHAIILGDRSEQKAFKYTGITCFNPGSFSNDYTFVAYRPSTQEVELSAL; encoded by the exons atgaacagTTCGACGATAAGGAAGAAGGTGGAGAGGAAATGCAAGATAAGAGGGTACACTCTGAAAGTGGAGGCTCTGGATGAGATCCTCTCCTTCGTCAACCGTTTCCAAGGCGCCCAGGACGACGCCCTCGATCTTCTCCTCGACCAGCTTGAGCACGAATCTC TGAAATCTTCGATAATAGATAAGGATCCGGTTCACCGCGTGGTTAGCCTTCTGCTGGAGGCTGAAGCCGCTGCAGAGGACGGCCCAGATATTGACGGCGTTACCGGTGGCTCTTCGGCGTCGTCTATACGCGTAATTGATGCCTTCTTGGTCCCCAAATTCCGATACGATCCCATCAAAAAGATTTTCTACGA GCATACGGGAGGCCTACCTATACATGGAGAGGCCTCTGCGAAGGCGGCGTTGTACAAGGACAGGTTCCTCATGCTGTTCCAGAGGCTTGCTCGCGACCAGCATTTCTCCAAACCCGCATTTGATACGGAAATGTCACATTTTGGAAGCTGTGAG ATATCACCAATTCAGTCTCTAGTTGGCCAAACGGGGAGAAGATGGGTCATGGGTGTCATATCGCAGTTGGAGGATGGCCATTTTTACTTGGAAGACCTAACTGCTTCCGTCGAAATCAATTTATCTAATGCA AAGATAACTACAGGTTTTTTCTTGGAGAATACCATAGTTGTAGCAGAAGGTGAGATGCTCTTAGAGGGCGTATTTCAG GTCATTACATGTGGATTTCCTCCATTGGAGGACCGAGATAAGTCGTCCAAATTACTTGCAGGACATGACTTCTTTGGCGGTGGAATACTAACAAAAGAGGAGACT CTCAGACTTGCAGAGTTGGAAAAGAGAGCAATTAATGACATGTTTGTCATTCTGTCTGACATTTGGCTTGACAATGAAGAG GTTATGGGAAAACTAGAGGTTGTCCTTGACGGTTTTGAGAGCGTGGAGGTGGTTCCTTCCTTATTTGTATTCATGGGCAATTTTTGTTCTCACCCATGCAacctttcctttcattcttACTCAAGTCTCAG ATCACAGTTTGCCAAGCTAGGGCAATTGATTGGAGCCCATCCACGGCTGAAAGAACATAGTCGGTTTCTGTTTATTCCAGGCCCTGACGATGCAG GTCCATCAACAGTTCTACCCAGGTGTGCTTTACCCAAGTATTTAACTGAAGAGCTTCAGAAGCACATTCCAAATGCAATATTTTCGAGCAATCCTTGCAG AATCAAATTCTATACCCAAGAAATTGTATTTTTCCGCCAGGATCTGCTGTATAGAATGCGTCGCTCATGTCTAATGCCCCCTTCTACGGAAGAAACCACCGATCCTTTTCAGCAT CTTGTTGCTACCATAACTCATCAAAGTCATCTCTGTCCGCTTCCTCTTATTGTACAACCCATTCTCTGGAACTACGACCACTGTCTTTTTCTTTATCCAACTCCTCACGCG ATCATTTTAGGGGACAGGAGTGAGCAGAAGGCATTCAAATACACAGGGATCACTTGTTTTAATCCCGGTTCCTTCTCAAATGACTACACCTTTGTGGCATATCGTCCTTCCACTCAGGAAGTTGAATTGTCAGCCCTATAG
- the LOC109012088 gene encoding glutamate decarboxylase-like: MVITTTNPDAGEQLHSTFASRYVRAPIPKFRMPEKSIPREAAYQIINDELMLDGTPKLNLASFVTTWMEPECDKLIMASINKNYVDMDEYPVTTDIQNRCVNMIAHLFNAPVGATETAVGVATVGSSEAIMLAGLAFKRKWQAKRKLEGKPYDRPNVVTGANVQVCWEKFARYFEVELREVKLSEGYYVMDPMKAVDMVDENTICVAAILGSTLTGEFENVKLLNELLTKKNKKTGWDTPIHVDAASGGFIAPFLYPDLEWDFRLPLVKSINVSGHKYGLVYPGVGWVVWRSKEDLPDELIFHINYLGSDQPTFTLNFSKGSSQIIAQYYQLIRLGFEGYKNIMENCMENARVLKEGIEKMGHFKIVSKDVGVPLVAFSLKDSSKHTVFQISENLRRFGWIVPAYTMAPDAQHIAVLRVVVREEFSQSLAERLVADLKRVVSKLDPLPSFESTKDGHITAIVDETQHSDGVAKNVKMSEIEIEEETVTCWRRLVEGKRTGVC; this comes from the exons TGCACCCATTCCCAA GTTCAGGATGCCAGAAAAGTCCATACCCAGAGAAGCGGCGTACCAGATCATAAACGACGAGTTGATGCTGGATGGGACGCCGAAGCTGAACTTGGCGTCGTTTGTGACCACTTGGATGGAGCCTGAGTGTGATAAGCTAATCATGGCCTCCATTAACAAGAACTACGTTGACATGGATGAGTACCCTGTTACCACCGATATCCAG AATCGGTGTGTAAATATGATAGCCCACCTGTTTAATGCTCCTGTTGGGGCAACTGAAACTGCTGTTGGTGTGGCTACCGTAGGGTCATCAGAGGCAATAATGCTGGCAGGTCTAGCTTTTAAAAGGAAGTGGCAGGCGAAGAGAAAATTGGAGGGCAAGCCATATGATAGGCCCAACGTAGTCACTGGAGCTAATGTGCAG GTTTGCTGGGAGAAGTTTGCTAGGTACTTTGAGGTTGAGCTGAGGGAGGTAAAACTGTCAGAGGGATATTATGTGATGGATCCTATGAAAGCAGTTGACATGGTAGATGAGAACACCATATGTGTTGCAGCAATTCTGGGTTCAACCTTGACGGGAGAGTTTGAGAATGTGAAACTCCTCAATGAACTACTTaccaaaaagaacaagaagacaGGGTGGGACACCCCAATTCATGTTGATGCTGCCAGCGGAGGTTTTATAGCCCCATTCCTTTACCCTGATCTTGAGTGGGATTTTCGTTTGCCTTTAGTGAAGAGCATAAATGTTAGTGGTCACAAGTATGGCCTTGTCTATCCTGGTGTTGGCTGGGTTGTTTGGAGGAGTAAAGAGGACTTACCTGATGAGCTTATCTTTCACATAAACTATCTTGGATCTGATCAACCCACATTCACCCTCAACTTCTCCAAAG GCTCTAGTCAAATAATTGCTCAATATTACCAGCTGATACGGTTGGGCTTTGAg GGTTACAAGAACATTATGGAAAACTGCATGGAGAATGCCAGAGTGCTGAAAGAAGGAATAGAGAAAATGGGGCATTTCAAGATTGTCTCCAAGGATGTTGGAGTGCCCCTGGTAGCCTTCTCCCTGAAAGACAGCAGCAAACACACCGTGTTTCAGATATCAGAGAATTTGAGAAGGTTTGGGTGGATCGTTCCAGCTTACACAATGGCCCCTGATGCCCAACACATTGCTGTCCTTCGTGTAGTGGTTAGAGAGGAGTTCAGCCAGAGCCTGGCCGAGAGACTTGTTGCAGACCTTAAGAGAGTTGTGAGCAAGCTTGACCCACTCCCCAGCTTTGAATCCACCAAAGATGGTCATATCACAGCTATTGTTGACGAGACACAGCACTCCGATGGAGTCGCCaagaatgttaagatgagtgaGATAGAGATTGAGGAGGAGACAGTCACCTGCTGGCGGCGACTAGTGGAGGGCAAGAGAACTGGAGTTTGCTAG